One Lottiidibacillus patelloidae DNA segment encodes these proteins:
- the greA gene encoding transcription elongation factor GreA, producing the protein MAEEKQHYMTEAGKQKLQDELEVLKTEKRKEVVERIKIARSFGDLSENSEYDSAKEEQAFVESRIQQLEKMIRNAVIIEDDKSNPDVVSIGKSVTFVELPDGDKETYTIVGSAEADPFEGKISNDSPMGKSLLGKGINQEVTVQTPGGEIKVKIVEVK; encoded by the coding sequence ATGGCTGAAGAAAAACAGCATTATATGACCGAGGCAGGAAAGCAAAAGCTTCAAGATGAACTAGAGGTACTAAAAACAGAAAAACGTAAAGAAGTAGTTGAACGAATTAAGATCGCGAGAAGCTTTGGAGATCTTTCGGAAAACTCTGAGTATGATTCAGCAAAAGAAGAGCAAGCATTCGTTGAGTCTCGTATTCAACAGTTGGAAAAAATGATTCGTAACGCTGTAATTATTGAAGACGACAAATCTAACCCAGATGTCGTATCAATTGGAAAATCAGTTACTTTTGTTGAACTTCCAGACGGAGATAAAGAAACGTATACAATCGTTGGTAGTGCAGAAGCTGATCCATTTGAAGGAAAAATCTCAAATGATTCTCCGATGGGAAAAAGCCTTCTTGGTAAAGGGATTAATCAAGAAGTAACAGTTCAAACTCCAGGTGGAGAAATTAAAGTTAAAATTGTAGAAGTAAAATAA
- a CDS encoding cell wall hydrolase, whose protein sequence is MTRVKYTDSDIALMARMMRAEAEGEGKLGMLMVGNVIVNRLKANCGDFEGLKSIRQVIFQVQGGNYSFEAVQKGNVFYNRARNVEKRLAKQTLNYWREHPSKYALWYFNPYAACPPTWYDQPFAGQFKQHCYYEPKANTCEGAYRY, encoded by the coding sequence ATGACAAGAGTTAAATATACAGATAGTGATATCGCTTTAATGGCAAGGATGATGAGGGCAGAAGCCGAGGGTGAAGGAAAACTAGGAATGCTAATGGTTGGTAACGTCATTGTAAATCGACTGAAGGCTAATTGTGGCGATTTTGAAGGATTAAAATCTATAAGACAAGTAATTTTCCAAGTTCAAGGTGGTAATTACTCTTTTGAAGCTGTACAAAAAGGGAACGTTTTTTATAATAGAGCGAGAAATGTAGAAAAAAGGTTAGCTAAGCAAACGTTAAATTATTGGAGAGAACACCCGTCAAAATACGCACTATGGTACTTTAATCCGTATGCTGCTTGCCCTCCTACTTGGTATGATCAACCATTTGCAGGTCAATTTAAGCAACATTGCTATTACGAGCCAAAGGCTAACACATGTGAAGGCGCATATAGGTATTAA
- a CDS encoding KTSC domain-containing protein, with amino-acid sequence MKFTTFNRVLWNLKQFDTIGYDKTTKTLIVKFFSGEEKKFTNISEETIFEFIIAPQKEQFFYDKINSKVLN; translated from the coding sequence ATGAAATTCACTACTTTTAATCGTGTTCTATGGAATTTAAAGCAATTTGATACGATCGGATATGACAAAACTACCAAAACACTTATCGTGAAATTTTTCTCAGGTGAAGAAAAAAAGTTCACAAATATAAGTGAAGAAACGATTTTTGAATTTATAATTGCACCCCAAAAAGAACAATTCTTTTATGACAAAATTAATTCTAAAGTACTTAACTAA
- a CDS encoding peptidoglycan D,D-transpeptidase FtsI family protein, which yields MIFLQIKKRAFLFVTVFILLFLTAIARLAYIQLIATKNFEGRHINLIEESVNQRTQSYLLDYGRGRFVDRNNKKLTHEQYPVLILFPFLKQLNWPVDKIAAIIGIDKEIILNQLAEEKTPFALRNDGPIPLTEKQMEQINALQIPGVYVQYKHFTITDHVAQPLIGVIGEDPNEIVRLYKEKVTSGLLARNTEIGKTGLQKAFDPFVITEGPSKLLYHVDGRGGPLFGMNVKYVAPANPFYPITVQTSLNKDIQIAAEKIVDQHGITNGGLVLLDVETSDLIAMVSRPIDLKDPFGRGKNEMLSLQIPGSTFKIVVAAAAIEKNMIERGRIFDCSKNVRGDGLAPYDFGKLTFKDSFARSCNYTFATLAKEMAKIDENILHEYAEKLGLVSRVSWQGRVFHYDNFSHLPIEEEQVGRVWLDKMDKKDENYISQTAIGQQDVRVTPLALANMMATIARGGIKKQVRTAKKIMYKDGSTLVSFANDELDDNKIAPFTALKLKELLEHVVDYELGTGRTFRNLPYKVAGKSGTAQITTEITNKNHHWFAGYFPAEKPKYALVVVNLEKDKDKKAFHVFKDLLKYIHSYEQSHEH from the coding sequence GTGATTTTCTTGCAAATAAAGAAAAGGGCATTTCTCTTCGTTACTGTTTTCATTCTTTTATTTTTAACAGCAATTGCAAGATTAGCATACATTCAACTAATTGCTACTAAGAACTTTGAAGGTCGCCATATTAATCTAATTGAGGAAAGTGTCAATCAACGAACACAATCTTATCTATTAGATTATGGGAGAGGGCGATTTGTTGACCGGAACAATAAGAAACTTACACATGAACAATACCCTGTATTAATTTTATTTCCATTTTTAAAACAACTCAATTGGCCAGTCGATAAAATAGCAGCCATTATTGGAATAGACAAGGAAATCATACTTAACCAATTAGCAGAAGAAAAGACCCCGTTTGCTTTAAGAAATGATGGACCGATCCCATTAACGGAAAAGCAAATGGAGCAAATTAATGCTTTGCAAATACCTGGTGTTTATGTTCAATATAAGCACTTTACAATAACAGATCATGTTGCTCAGCCGTTAATTGGAGTTATTGGTGAAGATCCAAATGAAATTGTAAGGCTCTATAAAGAAAAAGTAACAAGCGGATTATTAGCAAGGAATACGGAAATAGGCAAAACAGGCCTACAGAAGGCCTTTGATCCATTTGTAATAACAGAAGGCCCTTCCAAACTTTTATACCACGTAGATGGTAGAGGAGGGCCTTTATTTGGCATGAACGTTAAATATGTAGCACCTGCTAATCCATTTTATCCAATTACTGTACAAACGTCGTTAAATAAGGATATTCAAATTGCTGCTGAAAAGATAGTTGACCAACATGGAATAACTAATGGTGGTCTTGTTTTACTTGATGTTGAAACTAGTGATTTAATTGCAATGGTTAGTAGGCCAATTGATTTAAAAGATCCATTTGGCCGAGGGAAGAATGAAATGCTTTCGCTACAAATACCCGGGTCAACATTTAAAATAGTCGTAGCTGCTGCTGCTATTGAAAAAAACATGATTGAAAGAGGCCGGATATTCGATTGCAGTAAAAATGTGCGAGGTGATGGGCTTGCACCATATGATTTTGGCAAGCTTACATTTAAAGATAGTTTTGCTCGTAGTTGTAATTACACGTTTGCAACATTGGCAAAAGAAATGGCGAAAATCGATGAGAATATTTTACATGAATATGCAGAAAAATTAGGGTTAGTAAGTAGGGTAAGTTGGCAAGGGAGAGTGTTTCATTACGACAATTTCTCGCATTTACCAATCGAAGAAGAGCAGGTAGGAAGAGTTTGGCTTGATAAGATGGATAAGAAGGATGAAAATTACATTTCACAAACAGCAATTGGACAACAAGATGTCCGAGTAACACCGCTAGCACTTGCAAATATGATGGCGACAATTGCACGTGGCGGAATAAAAAAGCAAGTAAGAACGGCTAAAAAAATTATGTACAAAGATGGCAGTACATTAGTTTCGTTCGCAAATGATGAGTTAGATGATAACAAAATAGCACCTTTTACAGCATTAAAGTTAAAAGAATTACTAGAACATGTCGTCGATTACGAATTAGGGACAGGAAGAACTTTTCGTAACCTTCCTTATAAAGTAGCAGGCAAATCTGGTACAGCACAAATAACGACTGAGATAACGAATAAAAACCACCATTGGTTTGCCGGATATTTCCCTGCAGAAAAACCCAAATATGCCTTAGTAGTTGTAAATCTTGAAAAAGATAAAGATAAAAAAGCTTTTCACGTATTTAAAGACTTACTAAAATATATTCATAGCTACGAACAATCTCACGAGCATTAG
- a CDS encoding YrrS family protein, which translates to MRMNRIHERKKRIKKSIMSVTLYVGLIIGACILGISIVHFFFNPSVQPVVSEENNTNTNDQVNDEENKTDSNSGKEQNEDTNSAASDGANNSNGENSNDDNSSNGSGNWEPVGTTQEEPHQTQYDENSVDWEEMKLALSVAINVDKSNMSLWWIGNDGAPDKSFGIVSKRGSNEYKKVTIEWVTEKGWKPTSERNLTQEEYEKYVEPYLTN; encoded by the coding sequence ATGCGAATGAATAGAATTCACGAAAGAAAAAAGAGAATTAAAAAATCTATTATGTCAGTCACTTTATACGTTGGACTTATCATTGGGGCATGTATCTTAGGAATAAGCATTGTCCATTTCTTTTTTAATCCATCGGTACAGCCAGTCGTTTCAGAAGAAAATAATACAAATACGAATGATCAAGTAAATGATGAAGAAAATAAAACCGATTCCAATTCTGGTAAAGAACAAAATGAAGACACCAATAGTGCTGCTAGTGATGGAGCTAACAATTCTAATGGAGAAAATAGCAATGACGATAATAGCAGTAACGGAAGCGGAAACTGGGAACCTGTAGGGACAACTCAAGAAGAGCCACATCAAACACAATATGATGAGAATTCAGTTGATTGGGAAGAGATGAAGTTAGCACTTAGTGTTGCAATTAATGTTGATAAAAGTAACATGTCATTATGGTGGATTGGTAATGATGGTGCCCCAGACAAATCTTTTGGTATTGTGTCAAAACGTGGATCGAATGAATATAAGAAAGTAACGATTGAATGGGTAACGGAAAAAGGTTGGAAACCGACTTCAGAAAGAAATCTAACACAAGAAGAATATGAAAAATATGTTGAACCATATCTTACTAACTAA
- a CDS encoding YrhC family protein, which translates to MEQINMKEYYAKMNDFSRFGIVLLALSGFLFLGLLIPYEGKEASHAPYLIAANFTFIFTSAFFFQKAMKIKKQIDELNS; encoded by the coding sequence GTGGAGCAGATTAATATGAAAGAATATTATGCGAAAATGAATGACTTTTCTCGGTTCGGTATTGTTTTGCTGGCTCTAAGTGGTTTCCTCTTTTTAGGGTTGTTAATTCCTTATGAAGGAAAAGAAGCATCACATGCACCATATTTAATTGCTGCGAATTTTACTTTTATTTTTACTTCAGCATTCTTTTTCCAAAAAGCAATGAAAATAAAAAAGCAAATAGATGAACTAAATTCATAA
- a CDS encoding MATE family efflux transporter, translated as MPSKSSKNTKKKLTLFALTWPIFIEFLLHMLMGNADTLMLSQYSDKSVAAVGVSNQIISVVIVMFGFIATGTAIIVAQYLGADDEKQANEVSTTSLSVNFIFGALLSLALFIFSEQILVAMGIPEELMPEALSYMKIVGGVAFIQALLMTASAIVRSHGFTKDTMYVTIGMNILNVIGNYIFIFGPFGLPVLGVDGVAISTVISRLLGFIVVLIILQKRVKGSLSLKVLFSFPMHHIRNLLKIGIPSAGEQLSYNTSQMVITFYIASLGTIALTTKVYTQNLMLFILLFAVAIGQGTQILIGHLAGAKKFDEAYTRCIKSLKLAIIISFSMGAIFYTFAEPLFRIFTSNEDIITVGKSLIFLTIILEPGRAFNLVVINSLRAAGDVKFPVYMGIASMWGLSVPIAYVLGIYFGYGLVGIWIAFIIDEWFRGIIMLIRWRSRVWENKSFTNKPDVLLEK; from the coding sequence TTGCCAAGCAAATCTTCTAAAAACACCAAGAAAAAATTAACGTTATTTGCGCTTACTTGGCCAATATTTATAGAATTTCTTTTACATATGTTGATGGGTAATGCCGATACATTAATGCTAAGCCAGTACTCAGACAAATCAGTTGCTGCCGTTGGCGTTTCTAACCAAATTATTTCCGTTGTTATTGTCATGTTTGGCTTTATTGCAACCGGAACTGCAATCATTGTTGCTCAATACTTAGGAGCCGACGACGAAAAACAAGCAAATGAAGTATCAACAACTTCACTTTCAGTTAACTTCATCTTTGGTGCTCTTTTAAGTCTTGCTTTATTTATATTTAGTGAACAGATTTTAGTAGCTATGGGCATACCTGAGGAATTAATGCCTGAAGCTCTATCCTATATGAAAATTGTTGGTGGGGTTGCATTTATTCAAGCACTCTTAATGACTGCATCAGCAATTGTTCGAAGTCATGGATTTACGAAAGACACGATGTACGTGACGATAGGAATGAACATTTTAAATGTAATAGGAAACTATATATTTATTTTTGGTCCCTTTGGTTTACCAGTTTTAGGCGTTGATGGGGTTGCAATTTCAACAGTGATAAGTCGTTTGTTAGGGTTTATCGTCGTCCTAATTATCTTACAAAAACGAGTAAAAGGATCATTGTCATTAAAAGTTCTTTTCTCTTTCCCAATGCATCATATACGTAATTTATTAAAAATTGGTATTCCATCAGCTGGAGAGCAATTATCATATAATACGTCACAAATGGTAATTACTTTCTATATTGCCTCACTTGGTACGATAGCACTGACAACGAAAGTGTATACACAAAATTTAATGTTATTTATTTTATTGTTTGCAGTAGCGATTGGCCAAGGAACTCAAATATTAATTGGACATTTAGCAGGTGCTAAGAAGTTTGATGAAGCTTATACGAGATGTATTAAAAGTTTAAAGCTAGCAATCATCATTTCATTTAGCATGGGTGCTATTTTTTACACCTTTGCTGAACCATTGTTTCGAATATTCACTTCAAATGAAGATATTATTACAGTAGGTAAATCGTTAATTTTTCTTACCATTATTCTTGAACCTGGACGAGCTTTTAACCTCGTAGTTATAAATTCGTTACGTGCAGCTGGGGATGTTAAGTTTCCTGTGTACATGGGGATTGCCTCGATGTGGGGACTGAGTGTTCCTATTGCATACGTGCTCGGAATTTATTTCGGATATGGCTTAGTAGGTATTTGGATTGCATTTATTATAGATGAATGGTTTCGAGGTATTATTATGCTCATTCGCTGGCGCTCAAGAGTTTGGGAAAATAAATCATTTACGAATAAGCCAGATGTTTTACTCGAGAAGTAA
- the udk gene encoding uridine kinase — translation MGNKPIVIGVAGGTGSGKTTVAKEIYNEFANQSILMIEQDAYYKDQSDIPMEERLKTNYDHPLAFDNDLLIQHIESLLNYESIDKPVYDYAAHTRSSEVNHLEPKDVIILEGILVLEDERLRNLMDIKLFVDTDADIRIIRRMVRDISERGRTIESVIDQYTSVVRPMHLQFIEPTKRYADIIIPEGGQNRVAIDLMVTKIKTILEHKAIL, via the coding sequence ATGGGGAATAAACCTATAGTTATTGGAGTAGCCGGAGGTACCGGTTCAGGGAAAACAACTGTTGCAAAAGAAATTTATAACGAATTTGCAAATCAATCAATCCTTATGATTGAACAAGATGCATATTATAAAGACCAATCAGATATACCAATGGAAGAAAGATTAAAAACGAATTATGATCATCCGTTAGCATTCGATAACGATTTATTAATCCAACATATCGAATCTTTATTAAATTATGAATCAATTGACAAACCTGTTTATGATTATGCAGCTCACACTCGTTCTTCCGAAGTAAATCATTTAGAGCCGAAAGATGTTATTATTTTAGAGGGTATTTTAGTTTTAGAGGACGAGCGTCTACGTAACTTAATGGACATTAAACTTTTCGTCGATACCGATGCCGACATTAGAATTATTCGCCGTATGGTTCGTGATATTAGTGAACGAGGTAGAACAATTGAATCAGTAATTGATCAATATACTTCAGTCGTAAGGCCAATGCACTTGCAATTTATAGAGCCTACAAAACGCTATGCCGACATAATTATACCTGAAGGTGGACAAAATAGAGTGGCAATTGATTTAATGGTTACGAAAATTAAAACTATTCTTGAACATAAAGCCATATTATAA
- a CDS encoding ATP-binding cassette domain-containing protein, with amino-acid sequence MNIVECRDLSKTYGKHDAIKGISFDIKENTITGLIGRNGAGKTTLLKIMAGYYRNTTGEIKVFENNPFNNITVSANVIFIDDNMTFPSSINLLEILQSASTFYTNWNSQLAFKLLDYFSFNKKQTHQSLSKGMKSTFNMIIGLAARCPLTIFDEPTTGMDASTRKDFYRALLKDYILHPRTIILSSHLLNEMEDILEEVLLLDCGEKLLHMSVDHIKKLAVGLKGKSKDIERAVTNLDIFHKEMIGQNYTYIVVENKLSASQIDDLKLSGVEISPISADETCVYLTAKNKGGIDSVFDKSESI; translated from the coding sequence ATGAACATCGTTGAATGCCGTGACCTATCAAAGACTTATGGAAAGCATGATGCTATAAAAGGTATTTCATTTGATATTAAGGAAAACACGATTACTGGTTTAATTGGAAGAAATGGAGCAGGGAAAACAACATTACTTAAAATAATGGCTGGGTATTACCGGAACACCACTGGAGAAATAAAGGTATTTGAAAACAACCCGTTTAACAATATTACTGTTTCAGCAAATGTAATCTTTATCGATGACAACATGACGTTTCCTTCTTCTATTAACCTCTTAGAAATACTTCAATCAGCTAGCACCTTCTATACGAACTGGAATTCACAATTAGCTTTTAAACTTTTAGATTATTTTTCTTTCAATAAAAAGCAAACACATCAAAGCTTATCAAAGGGAATGAAAAGCACATTTAATATGATTATCGGCTTAGCTGCAAGGTGTCCTCTTACCATTTTCGATGAACCAACAACAGGAATGGACGCATCAACGCGAAAAGACTTTTATCGAGCATTACTTAAAGATTACATCCTGCATCCTAGAACAATCATATTGTCTAGTCACTTACTAAACGAAATGGAAGATATTTTAGAAGAAGTCTTACTTTTAGATTGTGGCGAAAAACTGCTTCACATGTCTGTCGACCATATAAAAAAACTGGCTGTAGGACTAAAAGGTAAGAGCAAGGACATTGAACGTGCAGTTACTAATTTAGATATCTTTCATAAAGAAATGATTGGTCAAAATTACACGTATATTGTTGTTGAAAATAAATTATCAGCGTCACAGATAGATGATCTTAAATTATCTGGAGTAGAAATTTCACCTATTTCAGCTGACGAAACTTGTGTATATTTAACAGCTAAAAACAAAGGAGGAATTGATAGTGTCTTTGACAAAAGTGAAAGTATTTGA
- the mtnN gene encoding 5'-methylthioadenosine/S-adenosylhomocysteine nucleosidase gives MKIAIIGAMEEEVELLKQKLNGATVYEKAGCEFTTGEMAGHEIVLLKSGIGKVNAAVGTTLLIDGHQPDVVINTGSAGGFHHSLNVGDIVISTEVRYHDVDATTFGYEYGQVPRMPAFYKPDEKLVATAEKSAELLDGLQVVKGLITSSDSFMDSAERVQFVKDTFPNVYAAEMEAGGIAQVCYQFNVPFVIIRSLSDIAGKDDDSRNTYEQFLEKASVNSANLVINIVNSL, from the coding sequence ATGAAAATTGCAATTATTGGAGCAATGGAAGAAGAAGTAGAACTATTAAAGCAAAAATTAAATGGAGCTACCGTATACGAAAAAGCTGGATGTGAATTTACAACAGGGGAAATGGCAGGACACGAAATTGTACTTTTAAAATCAGGCATTGGTAAAGTTAATGCTGCTGTTGGGACAACCTTATTAATTGATGGTCATCAACCAGATGTTGTCATTAATACTGGTTCTGCTGGTGGATTTCATCATTCTCTAAATGTTGGTGATATCGTCATTTCTACTGAAGTACGTTACCATGATGTCGATGCAACAACTTTCGGTTATGAATACGGTCAAGTACCAAGAATGCCGGCATTTTATAAGCCAGATGAAAAGTTAGTCGCAACTGCAGAAAAAAGTGCAGAACTGTTAGATGGGTTGCAAGTTGTCAAAGGGTTAATTACTTCAAGCGATTCCTTCATGGATTCGGCGGAACGTGTCCAATTCGTTAAAGATACTTTCCCGAACGTATATGCAGCTGAAATGGAGGCAGGGGGAATTGCTCAAGTTTGTTATCAATTTAACGTCCCTTTTGTCATTATCCGCTCCTTATCTGATATTGCAGGAAAAGATGATGATTCACGCAACACATATGAGCAGTTTTTAGAGAAAGCATCTGTTAACTCAGCTAATTTAGTCATTAATATTGTAAACTCCCTTTAA
- the sigK gene encoding RNA polymerase sporulation sigma factor SigK, which translates to MSIIGTLTYFFKELLFFVSYVKNNAFPQPLSEDDERKYIHDLQETKCQVAREKLIEHNLRLVAHITKKFDNTGEDNEDLISIGTIGLMKAIDSYSTGKGTKLATYAARCIENEILMHLRSLKKTKKDVSLHDPIGQDKEGNEISLIDVLREDDEDIVEAIQLEILKKKIYDYIHVLDEREKEVVVGRFGLYGFDEKTQREIAKELGISRSYVSRIEKRSLMKLFHELYKDERGQ; encoded by the coding sequence ATGTCAATTATTGGTACATTAACGTACTTCTTTAAAGAGCTTCTCTTTTTCGTTTCTTATGTAAAGAACAATGCATTTCCACAGCCATTGTCAGAAGATGATGAGCGAAAGTATATTCATGATTTACAAGAGACAAAATGTCAAGTTGCACGTGAAAAATTGATCGAGCACAATTTACGCTTAGTTGCCCATATTACGAAAAAGTTTGACAACACTGGTGAAGATAATGAAGATTTAATCTCCATTGGTACTATTGGATTAATGAAGGCAATTGACAGTTATTCGACTGGAAAAGGCACGAAACTAGCAACTTATGCAGCACGATGCATTGAGAATGAAATTCTAATGCACCTGCGCTCCTTGAAGAAGACGAAGAAAGATGTATCACTACATGACCCAATCGGGCAAGACAAAGAAGGTAATGAAATTTCATTAATTGATGTTCTTCGTGAAGATGACGAAGATATCGTCGAAGCAATCCAGCTCGAAATATTAAAAAAGAAGATTTATGACTATATTCATGTGTTAGATGAACGGGAAAAGGAAGTTGTTGTTGGTCGTTTTGGCTTATATGGCTTTGACGAAAAAACGCAGCGAGAAATTGCAAAAGAATTAGGAATTTCAAGAAGTTATGTATCACGGATTGAGAAACGATCCTTAATGAAGTTGTTCCATGAATTGTATAAAGATGAAAGAGGACAATAA
- a CDS encoding DUF2536 family protein yields MSLSLERIEDKVEFFEAATLQKLEYLVNEKIDQNRALLLEVHHISHQVSPLENGKLYYSAVVHFKGKK; encoded by the coding sequence ATGTCACTAAGCTTAGAACGAATTGAAGATAAAGTAGAATTTTTTGAGGCGGCAACATTGCAAAAATTGGAATATCTCGTTAATGAAAAAATTGATCAAAATCGTGCATTATTACTAGAGGTGCATCATATTTCTCATCAAGTTTCGCCATTGGAAAATGGGAAACTATACTACTCAGCTGTCGTCCATTTTAAAGGGAAAAAGTGA
- a CDS encoding polysaccharide deacetylase family protein: protein MYDHVDENILTRNLTATNPSVTLTFDDGPSRLILPILNVLKEKEVQAVFFWQSRLSHHKRPWDRMSEDGHQIGSHSQNHPNFAKLSYIKQLEQMKYSKEKLEKLSGNKIKYFRPPFGQFNDDTIKIAKQLNIEIVMWRIASMDWQKGITAESLIKNVTDNLEDGAIILLHELPVTLEALPKLIDAIREKGYYFSKLP, encoded by the coding sequence GTGTACGATCATGTAGATGAAAATATATTAACAAGAAACTTAACAGCTACCAATCCTTCTGTAACGTTAACATTTGATGATGGTCCAAGTAGGCTTATCTTACCGATTCTTAATGTGTTAAAAGAAAAGGAAGTACAGGCTGTATTTTTCTGGCAAAGTCGTTTAAGTCATCATAAACGTCCATGGGATAGAATGAGTGAGGATGGGCATCAAATTGGCTCCCATTCACAGAATCATCCTAACTTCGCAAAACTAAGTTATATAAAGCAGCTTGAACAAATGAAATATAGTAAAGAAAAACTGGAGAAATTATCAGGAAATAAGATAAAATATTTTCGCCCACCATTTGGCCAATTTAACGATGACACAATAAAAATAGCTAAGCAGTTAAACATTGAAATAGTAATGTGGCGAATAGCTTCTATGGACTGGCAAAAAGGTATTACAGCTGAATCACTAATAAAAAATGTAACGGACAACTTGGAAGATGGAGCTATCATTTTATTACATGAGTTACCTGTCACGTTGGAAGCATTACCAAAATTAATTGATGCGATAAGAGAAAAAGGATATTACTTCTCAAAGCTTCCATAA
- a CDS encoding bifunctional cystathionine gamma-lyase/homocysteine desulfhydrase: MRKKTKLIHGGITGDEATGAVSVPIYQVSTYKQEAVGKHKGYEYSRTGNPTRHALEEVIKDLENGEAGFAFSSGMAAISSVMMLLSAGDHIILTDDVYGGSYRLMNKVLNRFGLEATFVDTSNLSEVKNAVKANTKMIYIETPTNPLLKITDIQEIATLAKEKNLLTVVDNTFSTPYWQTPIDLGADIVIHSATKYIGGHSDVVAGLAVVKTIELANGLHFVQNSVGGTIGPQDAWLLMRGIKTLGIRMEEIEENTKKLVSFLKAHDKVTKIYYPGLPSHKGHDIHLEQASGFGGMISFDVGSGELAEKVLKKVKYFTLAESLGAVESLISLPAKMTHASIPAERRAELGITDGLIRISVGLEDVDDLIEDLQQALE, encoded by the coding sequence TTGCGAAAAAAGACTAAGTTAATTCATGGTGGCATAACTGGAGATGAAGCAACAGGTGCGGTAAGCGTACCAATTTATCAAGTTAGTACATATAAACAAGAGGCAGTTGGTAAGCATAAAGGATATGAATATTCACGAACAGGAAATCCAACTAGACATGCATTAGAAGAAGTTATTAAAGATCTAGAAAACGGAGAGGCGGGATTTGCATTTTCCTCTGGTATGGCAGCAATTTCCTCGGTGATGATGTTACTATCTGCAGGAGACCATATTATTTTAACAGATGACGTCTACGGTGGTTCATACCGTTTAATGAATAAGGTGTTAAACCGTTTCGGTTTAGAAGCTACATTTGTTGATACGAGTAATCTATCAGAAGTAAAAAATGCAGTGAAAGCTAATACGAAAATGATATATATTGAAACACCGACAAATCCCCTTTTAAAAATAACCGACATACAAGAGATAGCAACATTAGCAAAAGAGAAAAACTTACTAACTGTTGTAGATAATACGTTTAGTACACCTTATTGGCAAACACCAATTGACTTAGGTGCAGACATTGTTATTCATAGTGCGACAAAGTATATTGGTGGTCATAGTGACGTTGTCGCAGGGCTCGCTGTAGTAAAAACGATCGAGTTAGCCAATGGACTACATTTCGTACAAAACTCAGTAGGCGGTACAATAGGACCACAGGATGCATGGCTGCTAATGAGAGGGATAAAAACCCTTGGAATAAGAATGGAAGAAATCGAAGAAAATACAAAAAAACTGGTTTCCTTTCTAAAAGCTCACGATAAAGTAACTAAGATTTATTATCCAGGCTTACCTTCACATAAGGGACATGATATTCACCTAGAACAAGCTTCAGGATTCGGTGGAATGATTTCCTTTGATGTTGGAAGTGGAGAGCTAGCGGAAAAAGTTTTGAAAAAAGTAAAATACTTTACCCTTGCAGAAAGTCTAGGAGCAGTTGAAAGCCTTATTTCATTACCCGCTAAAATGACACATGCATCTATTCCAGCTGAGCGAAGAGCGGAACTTGGGATTACTGATGGACTCATTCGAATCTCTGTCGGATTGGAAGATGTAGATGATTTAATTGAAGATTTACAACAGGCATTAGAATAG